Proteins encoded in a region of the Monomorium pharaonis isolate MP-MQ-018 unplaced genomic scaffold, ASM1337386v2 scaffold_55, whole genome shotgun sequence genome:
- the LOC118648622 gene encoding uncharacterized protein LOC118648622 has protein sequence MSDSSSCDSNSDNDINNAVPKKVKRRYKTGLYKDYETHFRDNLSWVTRSKWDSFTSYEHQLAFVPESSNFSNLNNEQNRDCCIRSENNCDMRMNNNEASSNNSTAIRSPEYKPDLNIEDTFEYNEIIHINNEDEDKENEDASSVEDNSEDDDKHMSESSSNGYDSDNNEFDSDDYDANISDDETNGSFDDNTIMFEKTNLTIRDIMTLIMGFSIRFRLSDLGRQKLIELIKLIAGPEFKDINISKYRLQQRFDPPDDKINYHYYCNSCNKEILYSISKLNFKNYIKTCSKCDTNNKITLKSTNYFTSINLTYQLKMLFESPYIKQEIFNFINSVTVNQCNVDSTKIMRDVNDSKLYNKINNRNTCYLTYNISTDGAPLTNSGKRGFYPLSVQPNFVSPISRFKQILLCGILTCTKEPTSDIAQLFFSTFIDEAKLLYENGIEVTNLKNESIIVKFCPLAYCVDSVCRPILQNRMQFNGYYGCSWCYHPGCYVKEVSGIRYPLRDIDPELRSHESHLKDIKTVTLSNKRQERGVKGNTALIQIPCIDIVWSFSFDYLHTILFGIEQQLYNKWTCPKSQSMFKLRNADVKAIEKRLLSITPTQDIHRLPRSRKEKLKGAEVKTWILVYSLPCLEDILHDTALKHYSLLVRILYTLLKTTITEEELVQCEYDALKFVGYYQVYYGVESMTFNVHILLHVVQSVRQTGPLWNNSTFPFEGNIFQLKQLINGPNKMDQQIARKHLQQLHFKTGNVNYSSNIIKNYCTDIFRHKNLSTYFYCGEDVVFTGASYSKKIDGQYCRVFKKCIYNGKVFHSIKYTKVKRTNDTMIQLKSGHFGRIIDIIEKENKCYLALSKIVTFSEDPFIVTHIKKIRTEDFQNYKIVPITDVLSKIISVNINNLEFLCKLPNTFEIQ, from the exons ATGAGTGATTCGTCATCATGTGATTCTAATTctgataatgatataaataatgcagTTCCCAAAAAAGTAAAACGACGTTACAAAACAGGATTGTATAAAGATTATGAGACTCACTTCAGAGATAATTTATCTTGGGTTACTAGATCAAAGTGGGATTCTTTTACGAGTTATGAACATCAATTAGCTTTTGTGCcag aaagcaGTAATTTTTCTAACTTGAATAATGAGCAGAACCGTGATTGTTGTATTAGAAGTGAGAATAATTGTGACATGAgaatgaataataatgaagCTAGTAGTAATAATTCCACAGCGATTCGCTCTCCAGAATATAAACCTGACTTAAATATTGAAG ATACATTTGagtataatgaaattattcatataaacaaTGAAGACGAGgacaaagaaaatgaagaTGCCAGCAGTGTAGAAGACAATAGTGAAGATGATGACAAACATATGAGTGAGAGTAGTTCAAATGGCTATGATTCTGATAACAATGAATTTGATAGTGATGATTATGATGCGAATATCAGTGACGACGAGACTAATGGGTCATTTGATGATAATACTATAATGTTTGAGAAAACTAATTTAACTATTCGTGACATAATGACTTTGATAATGGGATTCTCAATTCGATTTAGACTGTCAGATTTAGGAAGACAAAAACTGAttgagttaataaaattaattgcaggACCCGAGttcaaagatataaatatttcaaagtataGATTACAACAAAGATTTGACCCACCagacgataaaataaattatcattattattgtaattcttgcaacaaagaaattttatattcaatatcaaaattaaattttaagaattatataaaaacatgttcaAAATgtgatacaaataataaaataacgttaaaatctACAAACTATTTTAcgtctattaatttaacatatcagttaaaaatgttatttgaatcTCCCTacattaaacaagaaatttttaattttattaactcagTGACAGTAAATCAGTGTAACGTTGATAGCACAAAGATTATGAGAGATGTTAATGACAGTaaattatacaacaaaattaacaatagaAATACCTGTTACTtaacttataatataagtaCCGATGGTGCACCACTGACAAACAGTGGAAAACGAGGCTTTTATCCACTTTCAGTACAACCAAATTTTGTATCACCTATCAGtagatttaaacaaattctaCTATGTGGAATACTAACTTGTACAAAAGAACCTACAAGTGACATagctcaattatttttttctaccttTATCGATGaagcaaaattattgtatgaaAATGGTATCGAagtaactaatttaaaaaatgaatcgattattgtaaaattttgtccatTAGCTTACTGTGTAGACTCTGTATGTCGaccaatcttgcaaaatagAATGCAATTTAATGGGTATTATGGTTGTAGCTGGTGTTACCATCCAGGATGTTATGTTAAAGAAGTTTCAGGTATTAGATATCCTTTACGAGATATCGATCCCGAATTAAGATCTCATGAAAGTCATTTAAAGGATATAAAAACTGTTACTTTATCAAATAAACGTCAAGAGAGAGGAGTAAAAGGAAATACTGCTTTAATTCAAATTCCATGTATAGATATCGTGTGGTCCTTTTCTTTTGACTATTTACATACTATCCTTTTTGGTATTGAGCAGCAGTTATACAATAAGTGGACATGCCCAAAATCACaatcaatgtttaaattaCGTAATGCGGATGTCAAAGCTATTGAAAAACGTCTGTTATCTATTACACCTACCCAGGATATACATCGACTTCCACGATCAcgaaaagaaaagttaaaaggTGCTGAAGTGAAAACATGGATATTAGTCTACAGTCTACCATGTTTGGAAGATATCCTTCATGATACAGCTCTTAAACATTATTCATTACTCGTCAGAATTTTGTacactttattaaaaacaacaatCACCGAAGAAGAATTAGTACAATGCGAATATGACGCCCTAAAGTTTGTTGGTTATTATCAGGTTTATTACGGAGTTGAAAGTATGACATTTaatgttcatattttattgcatgttGTACAATCAGTTAGGCAAACTGGTCCTCTTTGGAACAATTCGACTTTTCCGTTTgaaggaaatatttttcaattaaagcaATTGATAAATGGTCCTAACAAGATGGATCAGCAAATAGCGAGGAAACACTTACAACAATTACATTTCAAAACAGGAAATGTTAATTACtcgtcaaatattattaaaaattattgtactgATATATTTAggcataaaaatttgtcaacttatttttattgtggTGAAGATGTTGTTTTTACGGGAGCAAGCTACTCCAAGAAAATTGATGGACAATATTGccgtgtatttaaaaaatgtatttataacgGTAAAGTTTTccatagtataaaatatacaaaagtaaaaCGTACTAATGATACAatgatacaattaaaatcaGGACATTTTGGTCggataatagatattatagaaaaagaaaacaaatgcTATCTTGcactttcaaaaattgttacattttcaGAAGATCCTTTTATTGTAacgcacataaaaaaaattagaaccgaagattttcaaaattataaaattgttcctATTACAGATGtactttcaaaaataatttctgtaaacattaataatcttgaatttttatgcaaattaccaaatacttttgaaatacAATGA
- the LOC118648624 gene encoding early endosome antigen 1-like, whose translation MNRQLKEQEELVCNKLSKFKSDLLPINVTLKDKENLDLSNITDTPPSPKKYRVTEDLAQTKNKFMQDDNLVKALTKETNTRNEKEKCGNESPKKQLKHSKTFQMNCQLKEQEELVCNKLSNFKSDLLPMNAVTLKDKENLDLSNITDTPPSPKKYRVTEDLAQTKNKFMQDDNLVKALTEETNTRNEKEKCDNESQKLSRSKVIPKITCISKVHSLTECKEAFEKLIKENSKLRTEGDELINENKKLKSSRKELKKQIEEKEWK comes from the exons ATGAATCGTCAGTTAAAAGAACAAGAGGAACTagtctgtaataaattatcaaagttTAAGAGTGATTTATTGCCAATAAACGTTACATTAAAAGATAAG gaaaATTTAGATTTGTCAAACATTACTGATACACCGCCATCACCCAAAAAATATAGAGTAACAGAAGATTTagcacaaacaaaaaataaattcatgcaAGATGACAATCTAGTCAAAGCACTAACCAAAGAAACAAACACGAGAAACGAAAAGGAGAAGTGTGGTAATGAGTCCCCAAAAAAACAGTTAAAGCATTCAAAAACTTTTCAG ATGAATTGTCAATTAAAAGAACAAGAGGAACTagtctgtaataaattatcaaacttTAAGAGTGATTTATTGCCAATGAACGCagttacattaaaagataAG gaaaATTTAGATTTGTCAAACATTACTGATACACCGCCATCACCCAAAAAATATAGAGTAACAGAAGATTTagcacaaacaaaaaataaattcatgcaAGATGACAATCTAGTCAAAGCACTAACCGAAGAAACAAACACGAGAAACGAAAAGGAGAAGTGTGATAATGAGTCCCAAAAGCTGAGCAGATCTAAAGTTATTCCAAAG ataacatGTATTAGTAAGGTTCATTCGCTCACAGAATGTAAAGAAGctttcgaaaaattaataaaagaaaattctaagTTACGAACAGAAGGggatgaattaataaatgaaaacaaaaaattaaagagctcCAGAAAGGAACTAAAAAAgcaaatagaagaaaaagaatggaaataa
- the LOC118648623 gene encoding uncharacterized protein LOC118648623, with the protein MKHIYKPNKEGKTLFLSDMLKFDIFAGRKIAEMKRPERKTSKLKSRKLVETESDDGKNSNEKHSDSDNEVICEAEINQYKIHSANKTEKPSTEIETNDKPNEYDTRKGVNKTTKETTKETTKETTSTNETDDAISDTNFDWTPTNSSASDVEDI; encoded by the exons atgaaacatatttataaaccaaataaagaaggaaaaacattgtttttgtCAGATATgttgaaatttgatatttttgcgGGAAGAAAAATTGCAGAAATGAAAAGACCAGAGAGAAaaacatcaaaattaaaatcacgAAAACTTGTGGAAACTGAATCAGATGATGGAAAAAACTCGAATGAAAAGCATTCTGATTCTGATAATGAAGTAATTTGTGAAGCTGAAATTAATCagtataaaatacattccGCTAATAAGACTGAAAAACCCTCAACGgaaattgaaacaaatgacAAACCAAATGAATATGATACTAGAAAAGGAGTAAATAAAACTACTAAGGAGACTACTAAGGAGACTACTAAGGAGACTACTTCTACTAATGAGACAG ATGATGCAATAAGTGATACCAATTTTGATTGGACTCCAACTAATTCATCGGCTTCAGATGTTGAGGACATCTGA